In the Halichoerus grypus chromosome 4, mHalGry1.hap1.1, whole genome shotgun sequence genome, one interval contains:
- the TEX44 gene encoding testis-expressed protein 44, whose protein sequence is MVRMSVLADALKSINDAEKRDAPAANGAVASSVESVTSKPTSASADEDRPEAAERHSREPTEASGARQTSPSPQDPARDGPVQDPGVTQSLQTCLRDSPAEGTRQAAGTPGGDREAAPTSPRTKVQLRGSVDAQPIVSAADVDGELGSQATSATETVEEGPEGPEALNADTEALPGAGSPRVTVGDLEDRSGDPQAQQLPPSPGGSTPPSPGPQEVALGRRSLDSRLYEANEENTYMRSMTSLLGGGGASISSLADVLVWSETTTGMATALLASGHSSVTDLLHSTGPSLRSVSSILGGTFSSGLMAGTSSALRSVTHMLERVEQRTVEGVRSAMRFLTSHLLPGQAHAGPNSE, encoded by the coding sequence ATGCCCCAGCGGCTAATGGTGCTGTAGCGTCATCCGTCGAGTCGGTGACCTCCAAACCCACATCAGCGTCTGCGGACGAGGACAGGCCTGAAGCTGCTGAAAGGCACAGCCGGGAGCCCACGGAGGCCTCAGGTGCTCGGCAAACGTCCCCGAGCCCCCAGGACCCAGCACGCGACGGACCGGTGCAAGACCCGGGCGTGACTCAGAGCCTTCAGACCTGCCTGCGTGACTCCCCGGCGGAAGGGACACGGCAGGCGGCAGGTACCCCGGGCGGAGACCGAGAGGCAGCTCCGACTAGCCCAAGGACTAAGGTTCAGCTCCGCGGTAGCGTGGACGCTCAGCCCATCGTGAGCGCGGCAGACGTGGATGGAGAGCTCGGCAGTCAGGCCACCAGCGCCACCGAAACTGTTGAGGAGGGACCCGAGGGTCCGGAGGCCTTGAACGCGGACACTGAAGCTTTGCCAGGAGCTGGGTCCCCGCGAGTGACTGTGGGGGATTTGGAGGACCGCTCGGGGGACCCGCAGGCTCAGCAGTTGCCTCCTTCCCCGGGAGGCAGCACCCCACCCTCGCCTGGCCCCCAAGAGGTGGCCCTGGGGAGGAGGTCCCTAGACTCCAGGCTTTACGAGGCCAACGAGGAGAACACCTACATGCGCTCCATGACCAGCTTGCTGGGCGGAGGTGGGGCGTCCATCAGCTCCCTGGCAGACGTCCTAGTGTGGTCTGAGACCACCACGGGCATGGCCACGGCCCTCCTGGCCTCCGGCCACAGCTCCGTGACCGACCTGCTGCACAGCACTGGGCCCAGCCTGCGCTCCGTCTCCAGCATCCTGGGGGGCACCTTCTCCTCTGGGCTGATGGCCGGGACTAGCTCGGCCCTGCGCTCCGTCACCCACATGCTGGAGAGGGTGGAGCAGAGGACTGTAGAGGGTGTCCGCTCGGCCATGCGCTTCCTCACCAGCCACCTTCTTCCCGGCCAGGCCCACGCCGGCCCGAACTCGGAGTAG